The Serratia rhizosphaerae genome has a segment encoding these proteins:
- a CDS encoding xanthine dehydrogenase family protein molybdopterin-binding subunit, which translates to MNSMEITRRRLLQAGGLVMVSSLLPVSFDALSATPAPRPASPPPDRVDSFIALSADGKVTAFNGHVDLGTGVKTALSQIVADELDVDLAAVTMILGDTRRTPNQGPTIASATIQVTSIPLRQAAAQVRQHLLQLAARAFNLPENQLAAERGYVFERANRARRLSYGELARGQDLHLPLDTTAQLKEHAQSRYVGRPVARVDIPAKVTGGLSYVHDVRVPGMLHGRVIRPPYAGADSSAPLGKALVSVDAASIAHLPGIVKLVVINDFIGVIAEREEQAIAAMNQLRVTWRDWQGLPDLAAGLHDTLTAHPKQDRMLQDDAGIEQIISALPTPVNADYLWPFHLHASIGPSCAVADVRDGQAEIWSGSQNPHDLRKDIAKLLDLTDEQVHIQRLDASGCYGRNGADDVSADAALLSQAVGKPVRVQLMREQENGWEPKGTAQLIRVRGGLDAAHQVAAYDFKTCYPSNNAVTLALVLSGKVANQADVQQMGDRTAIPQYRYPHMRVVAQDAAPIVRASWMRGVSALPNVFAHESWIDELAYLAGDDPIAYRLRYLDDPRALALIDALKKQADWQPGRAHRHPAPASQEWVSGRGFAYARYFHSKFPGFGAAWAAWVCDVMVSRRTGQVKVKKVFVAHDCGRIVNPAGVRHQVHGNVIQSTSRVLKEFATFDGAGTTSLEWGGYPILRFDELPEVDVQLLDNPDRPPMGAGESASVPSAAAIANALFDALGVRLREVPFTPERILQALTTAH; encoded by the coding sequence ATGAACAGCATGGAAATCACCCGCCGCCGTTTACTGCAGGCCGGCGGGCTGGTGATGGTCAGCAGCCTGTTGCCGGTGTCATTCGACGCCCTGTCGGCTACGCCGGCCCCACGCCCGGCCTCACCGCCGCCCGACCGCGTCGACAGTTTTATTGCGCTGTCCGCCGACGGTAAAGTCACCGCCTTTAACGGCCACGTCGATCTCGGCACCGGGGTGAAAACCGCCCTCAGCCAAATCGTCGCCGATGAGCTGGACGTCGATCTGGCCGCCGTCACCATGATTCTCGGCGATACCCGCCGCACGCCGAATCAGGGGCCGACCATCGCCAGCGCCACCATCCAGGTCACCTCGATACCGCTGCGTCAGGCGGCGGCGCAGGTACGCCAACATCTGCTGCAGCTGGCGGCGCGGGCGTTCAACCTGCCGGAAAACCAACTAGCCGCCGAGCGCGGCTATGTGTTCGAGCGCGCCAACCGCGCGCGCCGTCTGAGCTACGGCGAACTGGCGCGCGGCCAGGATCTGCACCTGCCGCTGGATACCACGGCGCAGCTGAAGGAGCACGCCCAAAGCCGCTATGTCGGCCGGCCCGTAGCGCGCGTGGATATTCCCGCCAAAGTTACCGGCGGACTGAGCTACGTTCACGACGTGCGCGTGCCGGGCATGCTGCACGGCCGGGTGATTCGCCCGCCCTATGCCGGCGCCGACAGCAGCGCGCCGCTCGGCAAGGCGCTGGTGTCCGTCGATGCGGCATCTATCGCCCACCTGCCGGGCATCGTCAAACTGGTGGTGATTAACGATTTTATCGGCGTGATCGCCGAGCGCGAAGAGCAGGCCATCGCGGCGATGAACCAGCTGCGGGTCACCTGGCGCGACTGGCAGGGGCTGCCCGATCTGGCCGCCGGCCTGCACGATACGCTGACGGCGCATCCGAAACAGGACCGTATGCTGCAGGACGACGCCGGGATCGAGCAGATTATCAGCGCGCTGCCCACGCCGGTGAACGCCGATTATCTGTGGCCCTTCCATCTGCACGCTTCCATCGGCCCTTCCTGCGCGGTCGCCGACGTGCGCGACGGCCAGGCGGAGATCTGGTCAGGCAGCCAGAATCCGCACGACCTGCGCAAGGACATCGCCAAACTGCTGGATCTGACCGACGAACAGGTGCATATCCAGCGTCTGGACGCCTCCGGCTGCTATGGCCGCAACGGCGCTGACGACGTAAGCGCCGACGCCGCGCTGCTGTCGCAGGCGGTGGGCAAGCCGGTGCGGGTGCAGCTGATGCGCGAACAGGAAAACGGCTGGGAACCGAAAGGCACCGCGCAGCTGATCCGGGTGCGCGGCGGGCTGGATGCCGCACATCAGGTGGCCGCCTATGATTTTAAAACCTGCTATCCCTCCAACAACGCCGTGACGCTGGCGCTGGTGCTCAGCGGCAAGGTCGCCAATCAGGCCGACGTCCAGCAAATGGGCGACCGCACCGCCATCCCGCAGTATCGCTACCCGCATATGCGCGTTGTGGCGCAGGATGCCGCACCGATCGTGCGCGCCTCCTGGATGCGCGGCGTGTCGGCATTGCCGAACGTGTTCGCCCATGAGTCCTGGATCGATGAGCTGGCCTATCTGGCGGGCGACGATCCCATCGCCTACCGCCTGCGCTACCTTGACGATCCGCGCGCGCTGGCGCTGATCGACGCGCTGAAAAAACAGGCCGACTGGCAGCCCGGCCGAGCGCACCGTCATCCGGCGCCCGCCTCGCAGGAGTGGGTCAGCGGCCGCGGCTTTGCCTACGCCCGCTATTTCCACAGCAAATTCCCCGGCTTCGGCGCCGCCTGGGCCGCCTGGGTATGCGACGTCATGGTCAGCCGCCGCACCGGACAGGTAAAAGTGAAGAAGGTGTTTGTCGCCCATGACTGCGGCCGCATCGTCAATCCGGCCGGCGTGCGTCATCAGGTGCACGGCAACGTGATCCAGTCCACCAGCCGCGTGCTCAAGGAGTTCGCCACCTTTGACGGCGCCGGCACCACCTCGC
- a CDS encoding GDYXXLXY domain-containing protein: protein MQTKSVIKWLTAAVVLAALLLVNLSIYQKERLLKQGRVVILQLAPVDPRSLMQGDYMALDYALAAPLRAQVRQLQQACWVGGCQAPATSGQLVVELDAQQQAVNAHFYRGEPLKPQQILMQYHLSPTGLQIGTPSYFFQEGHGDRFAQARYGEFRVDRDGTALLTYLRDADGRRILP from the coding sequence ATGCAGACTAAATCCGTCATCAAATGGCTGACCGCCGCCGTGGTGCTGGCGGCGCTGCTGCTGGTCAATCTGTCGATTTACCAAAAAGAACGGCTGCTCAAACAGGGCCGCGTGGTCATCCTGCAACTGGCGCCGGTCGACCCGCGTTCGCTGATGCAGGGCGACTATATGGCGTTGGACTATGCGCTGGCCGCGCCGCTGCGGGCGCAGGTACGCCAGCTGCAGCAAGCCTGCTGGGTCGGCGGCTGCCAGGCGCCGGCGACCAGCGGCCAGTTGGTGGTCGAACTGGATGCACAGCAGCAGGCGGTCAACGCGCATTTTTATCGCGGGGAACCGCTGAAGCCACAGCAAATCCTGATGCAATACCATCTGTCCCCCACCGGGCTGCAGATCGGCACGCCGAGCTACTTTTTCCAGGAAGGGCACGGCGATAGATTCGCTCAGGCGCGTTACGGCGAGTTCCGTGTCGATCGGGACGGCACCGCGCTGCTGACCTATCTGCGTGACGCCGACGGCCGGCGCATTCTGCCATAA
- a CDS encoding (2Fe-2S)-binding protein: MNIQINGRMVPLDDSLRDTPLLYILRNDLALNGPKYGCGLGECGACTVLIDGVTARSCSVNAASVVGKSVTTLEGIGNAEHLHPVQQGFIDEQAAQCGYCTNGMIMTLVALFEREPQADEQTIKQELAFNLCRCGTHIEILRAAERAKQILAERGNA; encoded by the coding sequence ATGAACATCCAAATCAATGGACGGATGGTACCGCTCGACGATAGCCTCCGCGACACTCCCCTGCTTTACATCCTGCGTAACGATCTGGCGTTGAACGGCCCGAAATACGGCTGCGGCCTGGGTGAATGCGGCGCCTGCACCGTACTGATCGACGGCGTCACCGCCCGCTCTTGTTCCGTTAACGCCGCCAGCGTGGTCGGCAAATCGGTCACCACGCTGGAAGGCATCGGCAACGCCGAACATCTGCATCCGGTACAGCAGGGCTTTATTGATGAACAGGCGGCCCAGTGCGGCTACTGCACCAACGGCATGATCATGACGCTGGTGGCGCTGTTTGAACGCGAACCGCAGGCCGACGAACAGACCATCAAGCAAGAACTGGCCTTCAACCTTTGCCGCTGCGGCACGCATATTGAAATTCTGCGGGCGGCGGAACGCGCCAAACAGATTCTGGCAGAGCGGGGTAACGCGTGA